A window of the Hordeum vulgare subsp. vulgare chromosome 5H, MorexV3_pseudomolecules_assembly, whole genome shotgun sequence genome harbors these coding sequences:
- the LOC123399915 gene encoding transcription factor MYB20-like, translating into MGRQPCCDKVGLKKGPWTAEEDQKLVSFLLSNGQCCWRAVPKLAGLLRCGKSCRLRWTNYLRPDLKRGLLSDEEEKTVIDLHEQLGNRWSKIAAQLPGRTDNEIKNHWNTHIKKKLRKMGIDPATHKPLQPAAAPLQQPLRSTGGDSPEQKVPAAVAATGSQSGAEEHMFCPDEVPTMMQLLDNIILPCDVDEPAPLDSSCGTASSPAESSSSSSSASAASSGGGFEDDWLPKIMEWPVEPMFMMGLDVDVVTGPTSAWEFEDTFNAYQRIALFDHQEAWA; encoded by the exons ATGGGGAGGCAGCCGTGCTGCGACAAGGTGGGGCTGAAGAAAGGCCCGTGGACGGCGGAGGAAGACCAGAAGCTCGTCAGCTTCCTCCTCAGCAACGGCCAATGCTGCTGGAGAGCCGTCCCCAAGCTTGCCG GGTTGCTCCGGTGCGGGAAGAGCTGCCGGCTGCGGTGGACCAACTACCTCCGGCCGGACCTCAAGCGCGGGCTGCTCtccgacgaggaggagaagacggTGATCGACCTGCACGAGCAGCTCGGCAACAGGTGGTCCAAGATCGCGGCCCAGCTGCCCGGCCGGACCGACAACGAGATCAAGAACCACTGGAACACGCACAtcaagaagaagctgaggaagatggGCATCGACCCCGCCACCCACAAGCCCCTCCAGCCTGCTGCTGCTCCCCTCCAGCAGCCGCTGCGGTCTACCGGCGGCGACTCGCCGGAGCAGAAGGtgccggcggcggtggcggccacGGGAAGTCAGTCAGGTGCCGAAGAGCACATGTTCTGCCCCGACGAGGTGCCGACCATGATGCAGCTTCTGGACAACATCATCTTGCCATGCGACGTCGACGAACCGGCGCCGCTGGACAGCAGCTGCGGCACAGCCTCGTCACCAGCCgagtcgtcctcgtcctcgtcgtccgcCTCGGCGGCGTCGAGCGGCGGCGGCTTCGAGGACGACTGGCTGCCGAAGATCATGGAGTGGCCGGTGGAGCCGATGTTCATGATGGGGCTGGACGTCGACGTGGTCACCGGGCCGACGTCGGCATGGGAGTTCGAGGACACCTTCAACGCGTACCAGAGGATCGCTCTGTTCGATCACCAGGAGGCATGGGCTTGA